From a region of the Hemibagrus wyckioides isolate EC202008001 linkage group LG14, SWU_Hwy_1.0, whole genome shotgun sequence genome:
- the LOC131365120 gene encoding galanin receptor 2a, which yields MVLFRLHFARIFGETQPSLKLNNYAVDLQVYSNRYGVIFACTCGVILGVGFGANLLVFTLFAKHNTLRKNRLDVLILSMALADFLTLLLIPFTLHSAVSFSWPLSDTSCKIYQFLLAFSLAASTYSLCAVSVARAMIITNPYHPPTTDLVVLMLILAWALSFFISLPLRIFATKERLGPGLTNFTFCLPTIKEHHYQVILSQFVLYYFIPMLVIAVNYVRLARFLHKSPVMSMASVRNTRRASLMVFLAAGTFSVCWLPGYVLELCVYLGLYKHGQAWEMFYFTCTVLQYLHPCVNPVLYVLLAKRYRGMQGAWLFQCNRNRVHPQVTSVTESF from the exons ATGGTACTTTTTAGACTACATTTTGCAAGGATATTTGGTGAAACACAGCCTTCTCTTAAGCTGAATAACTATG CTGTTGACTTGCAGGTTTACAGTAATCGCTATGGTGTGATTTTCGCCTGTACCTGTGGTGTGATCCTGGGTGTGGGCTTCGGGGCTAACTTACTGGTGTTCACCCTCTTCGCCAAACACAACACCCTACGCAAGAATCGTCTGGACGTGTTGATCCTCAGCATGGCTTTGGCTGACTTCCTCACGCTGCTTCTCATTCCATTCACTCTACACTCAGCTGTCAGTTTCTCCTGGCCTCTAAGCGACACATCGTGTAAGATTTACCAGTTCCTGCTGGCTTTCTCTCTGGCTGCCAGCACTTACTCATTATGTGCTGTCTCAGTGGCTCGAGCCATGATCATCACTAACCCTTACCACCCACCTACTACAGACCTTGTTGTCCTGATGCTCATCCTGGCCTGGGCTCTGAGCTTCTTTATCAGCTTGCCATTGCGTATTTTTGCCACTAAAGAGCGCCTCGGCCCAGGGCTCACCAACTTTACCTTCTGTCTGCCCACCATCAAAGAGCACCACTATCAAGTCATATTAAGccagtttgttttgtattacTTCATACCAATGCTGGTTATTGCTGTTAATTACGTGCGCTTGGCTCGGTTTCTCCACAAGAGCCCAGTGATGTCTATGGCCAGTGTGCGGAACACTCGGCGAGCCTCACTCATGGTGTTTTTGGCAGCTGGGACATTCTCTGTATGCTGGCTGCCTGGTTATGTCCTCgagttgtgtgtgtacttgGGTCTCTACAAGCATGGTCAAGCTTGGGAGATGTTCTATTTTACCTGCACGGTGTTACAGTACCTGCACCCATGTGTCAATCCAGTGCTATATGTGTTGCTGGCTAAGCGCTACCGGGGAATGCAGGGAGCCTGGCTCTTTCAGTGCAATCGCAACAGGGTGCACCCCCAGGTTACTAGTGTGACTGAAAGCTTCTGA
- the metap2b gene encoding methionine aminopeptidase 2b, translated as MADQELTEQGTKVEILQNGDAHEPKDRIDHADDASKKKKKKKKKSKAAVVGNANGEGDADINKVIKLLDQQTLDEQEKEEDGEDDGDDNGKKKKKKKKKKGGKVQTDPPSIPICELYPSGIFPKGQECEYPLVQDGREAAWRMNSEEKRVLNQASEEIWNDFRQAAEAHRQVRGYVMSWIKPGMTMIDICQKLEDCSRKLIKENGLNAGLAFPTGCSLNHCAAHYTPNAGDPTVLQYDDVCKIDFGTHINGRIIDCAFTVTFNPKYDKLLEAVKDATNTGIKCAGIDVRLCDIGEAIQEVMESYEVELDGKTYQVKPIRNLNGHSIGQYRIHAGKTVPIVKGGEATKMEEGEVYAIETFGSTGKGMVHDDMECSHYMKNFEVGHVPIRLPRAKHLLNVINENFGTLAFCRRWLDRLGETKYLMALKNLCDLGIIDPYPPLCDTKGCYTAQFEHTILLKPTCKEVVSRGDDY; from the exons ATGGCGGACCAGGAGCTGACGGAGCAGGGAACTAAAGTGGAGATCCTTCAAAACGGAGACGCACATGAGCCCAAGGACAGAATCGATCACGCCGACGACGCgtcaaagaagaaaaagaagaagaagaagaagagcaaaGCGGCGGTCGTAG GAAATGCAAATGGAGAAGGAGATGCTGACATCAATAAAGTGATAAAATTGTTGGATCAGCAGACCTTGGATGAACAAGAGAAGGAAGAGGATGGCGAGGATG atggtgatgataacggaaagaagaagaaaaagaagaagaagaagaagggtg GCAAGGTTCAAACTGATCCTCCATCTATTCCCATCTGTGAACTTTATCCAAGTGGCATTTTCCCCAAGGGACAAGAATGTGAATACCCGCTTGTACAAGATGG GCGTGAGGCTGCATGGAGAATGAACAGTGAAGAGAAGCGTGTGTTGAATCAGGCCAGTGAGGAAATATGGAACGATTTCAGACAGGCCGCAGAGGCACATCGGCAAGTCAGGGGATATGTCATGAGCTGGATTAAACCGGGCATGACCATGATTGACATCTG TCAAAAGCTAGAGGACTGCTCGAGGAAGTTAATAAAAGAGAATGGGCTCAATGCTGGCCTTGCTTTTCCTACCGGCTGCTCCCTCAACCACTGTGCCGCTCACTACACACCCAACGCTGGCGACCCCACAGTGCTCCAATATGATGATGTCTGCAAGATTGACTTTGGCACGCACATTAATG GTAGAATTATTGACTGTGCCTTTACCGTAACTTTCAACCCAAAGTATGATAAACTGCTGGAAGCTGTTAAAGATGCCACAAATACTGGAATTAAG tgtgcaggAATTGATGTCCGTCTTTGCGACATTGGAGAAGCCATTCAGGAAGTCATGGAGTCTTATGAAGTGGAGTTAGATGGGAAAACATATCAAG TAAAGCCAATTAGAAATCTCAACGGCCACTCGATTGGACAGTACAGAATACATGCAGGAAAGACTGTGCCTATTGTCAAGGGTGGAGAAGCGACCAAAATGGAG GAAGGGGAGGTATATGCTATCGAGACTTTTGGAAGCACAGGAAAAGGCATGGTGCATGATGACATGGAGTGTTCACATTACATGAAAAACTTTGAAGTCGGACATGTGCCAATCAG GCTTCCAAGGGCCAAGCATTTGCTGAATGTTATCAATGAGAACTTTGGCACATTGGCATTCTGTCGTCGCTGGCTTGACCGTCTTGGCGAAACGAAATACCTGATGGCACTGAAGAACCTGTGTGATCTTGGCATCATTGACCCATACCCACCTCTGTGCGACACTAAAGGTTGTTATACGGCTCAGTTTGAACACACCATCTTGCTGAAGCCAACCTGCAAGGAGGTGGTCAGCAGAGGCGATGATTACTAA
- the pthlhb gene encoding parathyroid hormone-like hormone b, producing MRVCRVLWTSMMLRQWSFAVLLLSIPLPVQGQPIHALSNRMKRSVSQAQLMHDRGRYLQDRKRRLWLQELFEQVHTANVWDTPSSSGTNLQHVTWDAQAPKAASSTKDFLLDFQLESTGTIDTLPQETNKEQPSGTKRKKRVCLGKWRESNKRRGWPCSIQAQVAFRAH from the exons ATGAGGGTCTGCAGAGTTTTGTGGACGAGCATGATGTTAAGGCAGTGGAGTTTTGCTGTGCTCTTATTAAGCATCCCTCTACCTGTCCAAGGGCAACCCATACACGCTCTCAGCAACAGAAT GAAACGGTCCGTGAGTCAAGCCCAACTTATGCATGACCGTGGGCGCTATCTGCAAGACAGGAAGAGACGACTCTGGCTGCAGGAGCTGTTTGAACAGGTACATACTGCCAATGTGTGGGACACTCCATCCAGCAGTGGAACCAACCTCCAGCATGTAACCTGGGATGCCCAAGCTCCCAAAGCTGCCAGCAGCACCAAAGACTTTCTTTTGGACTTTCAGTTAGAGAGCACAGGCACAATTGACACCCTGCCACAGGAAACCAACAAAGAGCAGCCGTCTGGCActaagagaaagaagagagtaTGTTTGGGGAAGTGGAGAGAAAGCAATAAACGAAGAGGATGGCCATGCTCAATACAAGCCCAAGTAGCATTTAGAGCTCACTAA